From the genome of Methylocystis bryophila, one region includes:
- the map gene encoding type I methionyl aminopeptidase, producing MTFIESHLAPAGRKSGHIKLHGPEDFEGMRRVGRLAADALDMLIEHVRPGVTTDALDKLVFDFAMAHEAYPAPLDYRGYRKSICTSINHVVCHGIPDDKALREGDIVNIDVTFILDGWHGDASRMFGVGEIPRRAERLIEVTYEALMRGIAAVKPGATTGDIGAAIQRYAESERCSIVREFCGHGLGRLFHDEPNILHYGERGKGVALKPGMFFTIEPMVNLGKPQVKILSDGWTAVTRDRSLSAQFEHSVGVTETGVEIFTLSPTGRDNPLAAVGSGQ from the coding sequence ATGACCTTCATCGAGTCCCATCTCGCGCCCGCCGGGCGCAAGAGCGGGCATATCAAACTGCACGGCCCCGAGGACTTCGAAGGCATGCGCCGCGTCGGGCGTCTCGCCGCTGATGCGCTCGACATGCTGATCGAGCACGTGCGGCCCGGCGTCACGACCGACGCGCTCGATAAGCTCGTCTTCGATTTCGCGATGGCGCACGAGGCTTATCCCGCGCCGCTCGACTATCGCGGATATCGCAAATCCATTTGCACCTCGATCAACCATGTCGTCTGTCATGGCATCCCCGACGACAAAGCCTTGCGCGAAGGCGACATCGTCAACATCGACGTGACCTTCATCCTCGACGGCTGGCACGGCGACGCCTCGCGCATGTTTGGCGTCGGCGAAATTCCGCGTCGCGCGGAAAGGCTCATCGAGGTGACCTATGAGGCGCTCATGCGGGGCATCGCCGCGGTGAAGCCGGGTGCGACGACCGGCGACATCGGCGCGGCGATCCAGCGATATGCGGAGAGCGAGCGCTGCTCCATCGTGCGCGAATTCTGCGGGCACGGTCTTGGGCGGCTGTTCCATGACGAGCCGAACATTCTGCATTATGGCGAACGGGGCAAGGGCGTCGCGCTGAAGCCCGGCATGTTTTTCACGATCGAGCCCATGGTCAATCTCGGCAAGCCGCAGGTGAAGATCCTTTCTGACGGCTGGACGGCAGTGACCCGTGACCGCTCGCTCTCGGCGCAGTTCGAGCATTCGGTCGGCGTGACCGAGACTGGCGTCGAGATTTTCACGCTGTCGCCGACCGGGCGCGACAATCCTCTCGCGGCAGTCGGCAGTGGGCAGTAG
- the radC gene encoding RadC family protein: protein MKAKTQTPDGMQEAAEPHFHGHRQRLRDRFMEAGAGALSDYELVELVLFRAIPRRDVKPLAKALVARFGSFAEVVAARPERLREIEGLGEAAVCELKLMEAAGRRLARGEVGKRRALSSFIEVIDYCHASMAYAEREEFRVLFLDKRNGLIADELLGVGTVDHTPVYPREIVRRALELSASALILAHNHPSGDPTPSTADVRLTRDIVEIAKPFNIAVHDHLVIGRHGHASLKGLKMI from the coding sequence ATGAAGGCCAAAACGCAAACTCCCGACGGCATGCAGGAGGCGGCGGAGCCCCATTTTCACGGGCACCGGCAGCGACTGCGCGACCGCTTCATGGAGGCGGGCGCCGGCGCTCTTTCCGATTATGAGCTCGTCGAGCTTGTGCTGTTTCGCGCGATCCCACGGCGGGACGTGAAGCCGCTCGCCAAGGCTTTGGTCGCGCGCTTTGGCTCCTTCGCCGAGGTCGTCGCGGCGCGGCCCGAGCGGTTGCGCGAGATCGAAGGGTTAGGCGAAGCGGCCGTCTGCGAGCTCAAGCTGATGGAGGCGGCGGGCCGCCGTCTCGCCCGCGGCGAGGTTGGAAAGCGGCGCGCGCTGTCCTCATTCATCGAGGTCATCGACTATTGCCATGCGTCGATGGCTTACGCCGAGCGTGAGGAGTTCCGGGTGCTCTTTCTCGACAAGCGCAACGGCCTGATCGCCGACGAATTGCTCGGCGTCGGCACGGTCGATCACACGCCCGTCTATCCTCGTGAGATCGTTCGTCGCGCGCTCGAGCTCAGCGCTTCGGCGCTCATCCTCGCGCATAATCACCCGTCCGGCGATCCGACTCCCTCCACCGCCGACGTGCGGCTCACGCGCGACATCGTCGAGATCGCGAAGCCCTTCAACATCGCCGTGCACGACCATCTGGTCATCGGGCGGCACGGGCACGCGAGCCTCAAGGGTTTGAAAATGATTTAA